A genome region from Streptomyces antimycoticus includes the following:
- a CDS encoding Lrp/AsnC family transcriptional regulator, whose translation MTHPSPLFDDLDRKIVAALVDNARTSFTEIGAAIGLSASAVKRRVDRMRETDVITGFTTTVRPAALGWRTEAYVEVYCDSAAPPRRLAEVVRNYPEIIAAMTVTGGADALLHVMATDVEHFEEVLERIRAEPFVRQTISYMVLSHLLTGSPEAGSAPPATTTQ comes from the coding sequence ATGACACACCCGTCCCCACTGTTCGACGATCTGGACCGCAAGATCGTCGCGGCGCTGGTCGACAACGCCAGGACCAGCTTCACCGAGATCGGCGCCGCGATCGGGCTCTCCGCCTCGGCGGTCAAACGCCGGGTCGACCGGATGCGGGAGACCGATGTGATCACCGGCTTCACCACCACCGTGCGCCCGGCCGCCCTCGGCTGGCGGACCGAGGCGTATGTCGAGGTGTACTGCGACAGCGCCGCGCCACCCCGGCGCCTCGCGGAGGTCGTGCGCAACTATCCGGAGATCATCGCGGCCATGACGGTGACCGGCGGCGCGGACGCCCTGCTGCATGTCATGGCCACCGACGTGGAGCACTTCGAGGAGGTGCTGGAGCGCATCCGGGCCGAACCGTTCGTCCGCCAGACGATCAGCTACATGGTGCTGTCCCACCTGCTCACAGGCAGTCCGGAGGCCGGTTCGGCGCCTCCCGCGACCACGACGCAATGA
- a CDS encoding class I adenylate-forming enzyme family protein, with protein sequence MLQRLLPERGFYLGLMFQEAAARHGRVRVTLDRPLDVAPDAGTDLGYTELADLVDDLAARLWSAGVRPSEHVAIVKGDNVDIVLLTCAVSRIGAVPALLSPSLDGQVAAVLLDRLHAPWLITDRATLESTLSTVDTTLARGVLTVDEAPGNTIALAALAGVPRRPAIRLHPGEPSLITHSSGTTGIPKLAVHCPHTMWNRLVPQQALGRATRREPAALHMSFVHSRFYHLLGVLLHFGSPLLLLVDPDPAHAGPLLAAHRPGIVETHPNTYVLWEDLADAPDGPLSNVRAYGSTFDAIHPRTVRRLLAASRRRDPRLMQLYGQSETGPIAFCWYTRRGADRVQARRVGTGIPGFTRIRVVDERGRTCPPGATGAIEARTRGRILTYLGAPESYARQVDRGWWRMGDMGYRDRWGALYLLDREVDQISTLDSNLAVEDELLSRIADLREVVIVHGPEREPVPVVCTRGDQPLDPARWRELTRDLPALAEPVQCRFEDLPRTGTWKIKRLEIARLLAAGELPTLSTAPVGG encoded by the coding sequence ATGCTGCAGCGGCTGCTCCCCGAGCGCGGGTTCTATCTGGGACTGATGTTCCAGGAGGCCGCGGCCCGCCACGGCAGGGTCAGGGTGACCCTGGACCGGCCACTGGACGTCGCCCCCGACGCCGGTACCGACCTCGGGTACACCGAACTGGCCGATCTGGTCGACGACCTGGCCGCCCGGCTGTGGTCGGCGGGGGTCCGCCCGAGTGAGCATGTGGCGATCGTCAAGGGCGACAACGTCGACATCGTGCTGCTGACCTGTGCGGTCTCCCGGATCGGCGCGGTCCCGGCGCTGCTGTCGCCCTCGCTGGACGGACAGGTGGCGGCGGTGCTGCTGGACCGGCTGCACGCCCCCTGGCTGATCACCGACCGGGCGACGCTGGAGTCCACGCTCAGCACGGTGGACACCACCCTGGCCCGGGGCGTGCTGACGGTGGACGAGGCGCCCGGGAACACCATCGCGCTGGCCGCGCTCGCCGGAGTGCCGCGCCGCCCGGCCATCCGGCTCCATCCCGGCGAGCCCTCGCTGATCACCCACAGCTCGGGGACCACCGGCATACCGAAGCTGGCCGTGCACTGCCCGCACACCATGTGGAACCGGCTGGTGCCCCAGCAGGCGCTGGGCCGGGCCACCCGCCGTGAACCGGCCGCGCTCCACATGTCGTTCGTGCACTCCCGCTTCTACCATCTGCTGGGTGTGCTGCTGCACTTCGGCAGCCCGCTGCTGCTGCTCGTCGACCCCGACCCGGCCCACGCCGGCCCGCTGCTGGCGGCACACCGCCCCGGCATCGTCGAAACGCATCCCAACACCTATGTGCTGTGGGAGGACCTGGCCGACGCGCCGGACGGACCGCTGTCCAACGTCCGGGCGTACGGCTCCACCTTCGACGCCATCCACCCCCGTACGGTGCGGCGGCTGCTCGCCGCCTCCCGCCGCCGTGACCCCCGGCTGATGCAGTTGTACGGGCAGAGCGAGACCGGGCCCATCGCCTTCTGCTGGTACACCCGGCGGGGCGCGGACCGGGTGCAGGCGCGGCGGGTGGGCACCGGCATCCCCGGCTTCACCCGGATCCGGGTGGTGGACGAGCGGGGCCGCACCTGCCCGCCGGGGGCGACGGGGGCCATCGAGGCCCGTACCCGCGGCCGGATCCTCACCTACCTCGGCGCGCCGGAGAGTTACGCCCGGCAGGTCGACCGGGGCTGGTGGCGGATGGGCGACATGGGCTACCGCGACCGGTGGGGCGCGCTGTATCTGCTGGACCGCGAGGTGGACCAGATCTCCACCCTGGACAGCAATCTGGCGGTGGAGGACGAACTGCTGTCGCGGATCGCCGACCTCCGGGAGGTGGTCATCGTCCACGGTCCGGAGCGGGAGCCGGTGCCGGTGGTGTGCACCCGGGGGGACCAGCCGCTGGACCCCGCCCGCTGGCGGGAGTTGACCAGGGACCTTCCGGCGCTGGCCGAGCCGGTGCAGTGCCGCTTCGAGGATCTGCCGCGCACCGGCACCTGGAAGATCAAGCGGCTGGAGATCGCCCGGCTGCTCGCCGCGGGTGAGCTGCCCACCCTGTCCACCGCCCCGGTCGGTGGCTGA
- a CDS encoding AMP-binding protein translates to MSAPTMPTGPTVSANVAAHLAALADRRGWSGRAAFFEGHRAWPHGEVHDRAERAATVLAGRGVAAGDRLLLALPDGIMWVTTFLAAARLGATAVLVNPALTADDHRFMAEDSRAALAVSGPDLQDHFDGVPWLGADQLSALTGPPATLGAAAPAPAAEPVTAATPLYIQYTSGTTGHPKAVTHSHGDVAAYHDLVGQEVLDIGPADVSFSVSKLFYAYGFGNAFAFPLFSGSAAVLTADRPGPALIDDLVARHRVTLLYSVPSSYAALVDERGTGHTACFASVRAAVSAGEGLPPALGERVGELLGAPVLEQIGSTEAGHAFCANTVWDNVPGTLGRPVPRFELELRDHEGSVMADGTDGTAEGELWVRGPTVATGRPGDGGWLATRDRARRERDGTYRHLGRVDDLEMVGGITVSPLEVEEVLRQHPAVREVAVAAVPDERGATRLRAYVVPAADPGGRAADEETLTADLIALARRRLAAYKAPRTVRLVASLPRTPTGKLRRHVVRTGRW, encoded by the coding sequence ATGTCCGCCCCGACCATGCCCACCGGCCCCACGGTCTCCGCCAATGTGGCCGCGCATCTCGCGGCGCTCGCGGACCGCCGCGGCTGGTCCGGCCGGGCCGCCTTCTTCGAGGGCCACCGGGCCTGGCCCCACGGCGAGGTCCACGACCGCGCCGAGCGCGCCGCCACCGTACTGGCGGGCCGGGGCGTGGCGGCCGGTGACCGGCTGCTGCTCGCGTTACCCGACGGCATCATGTGGGTGACCACGTTCCTGGCCGCCGCCCGGCTGGGCGCGACGGCGGTGCTGGTCAATCCCGCGCTCACCGCCGACGACCACCGCTTCATGGCCGAGGACTCGCGCGCCGCGCTGGCCGTCTCGGGCCCCGATCTCCAGGACCACTTCGACGGCGTGCCCTGGCTCGGCGCCGACCAGCTGTCGGCCCTGACCGGCCCGCCCGCCACTTTGGGCGCGGCGGCCCCGGCCCCGGCGGCGGAGCCGGTGACGGCCGCCACCCCGCTGTACATCCAGTACACCTCCGGGACCACCGGCCACCCCAAGGCGGTGACCCACAGCCATGGCGATGTGGCCGCCTATCACGATCTGGTCGGGCAGGAGGTGCTGGACATCGGCCCGGCGGACGTGTCGTTCTCGGTGTCCAAGCTGTTCTACGCCTATGGCTTCGGGAACGCCTTCGCCTTTCCCCTCTTCTCGGGGTCGGCCGCGGTGCTGACCGCGGACCGCCCCGGACCGGCCCTCATCGACGACCTCGTGGCCCGGCACCGGGTGACCCTGCTGTACTCGGTGCCGTCCTCGTACGCCGCCCTGGTGGACGAGCGCGGCACCGGCCATACGGCCTGCTTCGCCTCCGTCCGCGCGGCGGTCAGCGCGGGCGAGGGGCTGCCGCCCGCCCTCGGCGAGCGGGTCGGTGAACTGCTCGGCGCACCGGTACTGGAGCAGATCGGCTCCACCGAGGCGGGCCACGCCTTCTGCGCCAACACGGTGTGGGACAACGTGCCCGGCACCCTCGGCCGTCCGGTGCCCCGCTTCGAGCTGGAGTTACGGGACCACGAGGGCTCCGTGATGGCGGACGGGACCGACGGCACCGCCGAGGGCGAGCTGTGGGTGCGGGGTCCGACGGTGGCCACCGGCCGCCCGGGGGACGGCGGTTGGCTCGCCACCCGGGACCGGGCCCGGCGTGAGCGCGACGGGACCTATCGCCATCTGGGCCGGGTCGACGACCTGGAGATGGTCGGCGGGATCACCGTGTCGCCGCTGGAGGTCGAGGAGGTGCTGCGGCAGCATCCGGCCGTGCGGGAGGTGGCGGTGGCGGCCGTCCCCGACGAGCGGGGCGCGACCCGGCTGCGCGCCTATGTCGTACCGGCGGCCGACCCGGGTGGCCGGGCGGCCGACGAGGAGACGCTGACCGCCGATTTGATCGCGCTGGCCCGGCGGCGGCTCGCCGCCTACAAGGCGCCGCGCACCGTGCGCCTGGTGGCCTCGCTGCCGCGCACCCCCACGGGAAAGCTGCGGCGCCATGTCGTCCGCACGGGCCGCTGGTGA
- a CDS encoding FAD-dependent oxidoreductase: protein MAAREESRPVLVVGAGPVGMTAALTLRAAGLPVTVLEAGARDRVRPGSRALFVHRRSLRLLERARPGLGARIAAYGTTWHTRRTLYRGREVFARTFPRAAGDGGHGDGVSAAGVSAAGVSAAGVFGDAAAALPAFTSLRQVDTERFLFEACTEAGVEFRFDAEVHGVRSDGDEVTVTAKDGASWTAGHVIAADGARSGVRKALDIPLEGTRSDGYHVVVDVADPAGGDLPVERVFHYEHPGTGGRTVLRVPFTGGFQIDLQCRADDPPESFGTEKAVRRWLPRLVGEDCAHRVLWVSRYHFLRKVAASFADPSGRVLLAGEAAHLFPPFGARGMNSGIADAVAAAEAVSAACSEPSRGPAAVAGYAAARRSAALHNSEAAGAALDHLRPRPLKRAAQRAAATLAPVVPRCGEWLERAPYGPRGGPARGY, encoded by the coding sequence ATGGCGGCGCGGGAGGAGAGCAGGCCCGTTCTGGTGGTGGGCGCCGGACCGGTCGGGATGACGGCGGCGCTCACCCTGCGCGCCGCCGGGCTGCCGGTCACGGTGCTGGAGGCCGGGGCGCGGGACCGGGTGCGGCCCGGGAGCCGCGCGCTGTTCGTCCACCGGCGGTCGCTGCGGCTGCTGGAGCGGGCCCGCCCGGGGCTGGGCGCGCGGATCGCGGCGTACGGGACGACCTGGCACACCCGGCGCACCCTCTACCGCGGCCGTGAGGTGTTCGCGCGGACCTTTCCGCGGGCCGCCGGAGACGGGGGCCACGGAGACGGGGTCTCCGCGGCCGGGGTTTCCGCGGCCGGGGTTTCCGCGGCCGGGGTTTTTGGAGACGCAGCCGCGGCACTGCCCGCGTTCACCAGCCTGCGTCAGGTGGACACCGAGCGGTTCCTCTTCGAGGCGTGCACGGAGGCGGGCGTGGAGTTCCGCTTCGACGCCGAGGTGCACGGGGTGCGCTCGGACGGCGACGAGGTGACGGTGACCGCGAAGGACGGCGCGAGCTGGACGGCCGGCCATGTGATCGCCGCCGACGGGGCCCGTTCCGGGGTACGCAAGGCGCTGGACATCCCGCTGGAGGGCACCCGGTCCGACGGATATCACGTGGTCGTGGACGTGGCGGATCCGGCCGGCGGGGACCTGCCGGTCGAGCGGGTCTTCCACTACGAGCACCCCGGCACCGGCGGCCGCACCGTGCTGCGGGTGCCGTTCACCGGGGGCTTCCAGATCGATCTGCAGTGCCGCGCGGACGATCCGCCGGAGTCCTTCGGCACCGAGAAGGCGGTCCGCCGCTGGCTGCCCCGGCTGGTGGGCGAGGACTGCGCCCACCGGGTGCTGTGGGTGTCGCGGTACCACTTCCTGCGCAAGGTCGCCGCGTCGTTCGCCGATCCGTCGGGCCGGGTGCTGCTGGCCGGTGAGGCGGCGCATCTGTTCCCGCCCTTCGGGGCCCGCGGGATGAACAGTGGGATCGCGGACGCCGTCGCCGCGGCCGAGGCGGTGTCGGCGGCATGCTCCGAGCCGTCCCGGGGACCCGCGGCGGTGGCCGGGTACGCCGCCGCCCGCCGGAGCGCGGCCCTGCACAACAGCGAGGCCGCCGGGGCGGCCCTGGACCATCTGCGGCCCCGGCCGCTCAAGCGGGCGGCCCAGCGGGCGGCGGCGACTCTGGCCCCGGTGGTCCCCCGCTGCGGGGAGTGGCTGGAGCGCGCTCCTTACGGCCCCCGGGGCGGCCCGGCGCGCGGCTATTGA
- the rocD gene encoding ornithine--oxo-acid transaminase → MTATTPTASGSPAAAADGARAARSSTELIRAEESSLAHNYHPLPVVVARAEGTWVWDVEGRRYLDMLAGYSALNFGHRHPALIEAAHRQLDQLTLTSRAFHNDRLAGFAEGVAELTGLSMVLPMNTGAEAVESGIKVARKWAYEVKGVAPDQATIVVAADNFHGRTTTIVGFSSDPVARDGFGPFAPGFRVVPYNDLAALEAAIDETTAAVLIEPIQGEAGVVIPDDGYLRGVRELTRRTGTLFIADEIQSGLGRTGTTLAVEHESVMPDVLLLGKALGGGIVPVSAVVADRAVLGVLGPGEHGSTFGGNPLAAAVGSAVVDLLRTGEFQRRATELGEVLRAGLATLTGKGVVGYRCRGLWAGVDVDPALGTGREVSERLMAEGILVKDTHGSTIRLAPPLTITREELEGALAALEKVLG, encoded by the coding sequence ATGACCGCCACCACCCCCACCGCCTCCGGTTCCCCCGCCGCCGCGGCGGACGGTGCCCGCGCCGCCCGCTCCTCGACGGAGCTGATCCGCGCCGAGGAATCCTCGCTCGCGCACAACTACCATCCGCTGCCCGTGGTGGTCGCCCGCGCCGAGGGCACCTGGGTCTGGGACGTCGAGGGACGCCGCTATCTGGACATGCTGGCCGGCTACTCGGCGCTCAACTTCGGCCACCGCCACCCGGCGCTCATCGAGGCGGCCCACCGCCAGCTCGACCAGCTCACGCTGACCTCGCGGGCCTTCCACAACGACCGGCTGGCCGGGTTCGCCGAGGGGGTCGCGGAGCTCACCGGGCTCTCCATGGTGCTGCCGATGAACACCGGCGCGGAGGCGGTGGAGAGCGGCATCAAGGTCGCCCGCAAGTGGGCGTACGAGGTCAAGGGCGTCGCCCCGGACCAGGCCACCATCGTGGTGGCGGCCGACAACTTCCACGGCCGTACGACGACGATCGTCGGCTTCTCCAGCGACCCCGTCGCCCGCGACGGCTTCGGCCCGTTCGCCCCGGGCTTCCGCGTCGTGCCGTACAACGACCTCGCGGCGCTGGAGGCCGCCATCGACGAGACCACGGCGGCGGTGCTCATCGAGCCGATCCAGGGCGAGGCGGGCGTCGTCATCCCCGACGACGGCTATCTGCGGGGAGTGCGCGAGCTGACCCGGCGCACCGGGACGCTGTTCATCGCCGATGAGATCCAGTCCGGCCTGGGCCGCACCGGCACCACCCTGGCCGTCGAGCACGAGTCGGTGATGCCGGATGTCCTGCTGCTCGGCAAGGCGCTGGGCGGCGGCATCGTGCCGGTGTCGGCGGTGGTGGCCGACCGTGCGGTGCTCGGCGTGCTGGGCCCCGGCGAGCACGGCTCCACCTTCGGCGGCAATCCGCTGGCCGCGGCGGTGGGCTCGGCCGTGGTCGACCTGCTGCGCACCGGCGAATTCCAGCGCCGCGCCACCGAGCTGGGCGAGGTGCTGCGGGCCGGGCTGGCCACGCTGACCGGCAAGGGCGTCGTGGGTTATCGCTGCCGCGGGCTGTGGGCGGGCGTCGATGTGGACCCCGCCCTCGGTACCGGGCGCGAGGTGAGCGAGCGGCTGATGGCCGAGGGCATCCTGGTCAAGGACACCCATGGGTCGACGATCCGGCTGGCACCGCCGCTGACCATCACCCGTGAGGAGCTGGAGGGGGCGCTGGCCGCGCTGGAGAAGGTGCTCGGCTGA
- the ddaH gene encoding dimethylargininase — MSLTRVPRPRRFLTCAPRFFDVRYAINPWMREDTEVDTDLARAQWETLIGAYRDHGHRVEFIEPVTGLPDMVFAANSALVLEGRVFGSRFHAPQRRPEQLAYERWFKANGFDVHPPESVCEGEGDLVPAGPFVLAGTGFRTTRAAHQEVQEFFGVPTISLLLVDPYFYHLDTALFVLDDQNIAYYPEAFSPGSREVLERLYPDALIATRDDAMAFGLNSVSDGRHVFVAPRATGLIDQLTDRGYVPVPVDLSELHKAGGGIKCCTQEIR; from the coding sequence GTGTCCCTTACGCGTGTGCCGCGCCCCAGGCGCTTCTTGACCTGTGCCCCCAGATTTTTCGATGTGCGGTATGCCATCAATCCCTGGATGCGTGAGGACACCGAGGTCGATACCGACCTCGCCCGGGCGCAATGGGAGACGCTGATCGGCGCCTACCGCGACCACGGCCATCGGGTCGAATTCATCGAGCCGGTGACGGGGCTGCCGGACATGGTGTTCGCGGCGAACTCGGCCCTCGTCCTGGAGGGCCGGGTCTTCGGCTCGCGATTCCACGCCCCGCAGCGCCGGCCGGAGCAGCTCGCCTACGAGCGGTGGTTCAAGGCCAACGGTTTCGACGTCCATCCGCCGGAGTCGGTATGCGAGGGCGAGGGCGACCTGGTGCCGGCCGGGCCCTTCGTCCTGGCGGGCACGGGCTTTCGCACCACCCGGGCGGCCCACCAGGAGGTGCAGGAGTTCTTCGGGGTGCCGACCATCAGCCTGCTGCTGGTGGACCCGTACTTCTACCACCTGGACACCGCGCTGTTCGTCCTCGACGACCAGAACATCGCCTACTACCCGGAGGCGTTCTCCCCCGGCAGCCGTGAGGTGCTGGAGCGGCTCTACCCCGACGCGCTGATCGCCACCCGCGACGACGCCATGGCCTTCGGGCTCAACTCCGTCTCCGACGGCCGCCATGTCTTCGTCGCCCCCCGGGCCACCGGCCTCATCGACCAGCTCACCGACCGCGGTTACGTCCCCGTCCCCGTCGACCTGTCGGAACTGCACAAGGCCGGCGGGGGCATCAAGTGCTGCACACAGGAGATCCGCTGA
- the pabB gene encoding aminodeoxychorismate synthase component I, which produces MESLRTLLVDHHDSYTYNLFHLLTEVNGEEPEVLLHDAPECADIDLTAFDNIVLSPGPGHPADPRDFGATARLIERSAIPVLGVCLGYQGIALGAQARVVPAPEPKHGHLSRIKHGGRGLFRGLPQDFTAVRYHSLCVAEPLPLGLQGIAWSEDGVLMGVRHRARPLWGVQFHPESVLTGYGHRMLSNFRDLTIEHANGESVTSTVAPASPEEPRRTRTAAEPAAGPSAGPGSPQAPEADPRAELARLDPEEGAPAPSPPEGPAYRLHARWLADATDTEAAFTRLYAKAPHAFWLDSSRAESGQARFSFLGDGTGPLAEFVRYDTDTGVCEVERAGRPAVRVEGGVFDYLKRELTRRRVTAPGLPFDFTGGYVGYFGYELKADCGSPGRHRSATPDACWLFADRFVAVDHQEGVTYICCLTEDTPDGHREAKDWLDTTVTVLSGVPTLTGPAAQPPALTTTAAVEPWLVRDRERYLASIEACLRELRAGVSYEICLTNAAWLPAPSDSYAFYRALRRFNPAPYAAYLRFGGTDVACASPERFLRITPDGTAEAKPIKGTAPRGQDPEQDARALAALASSPKARAENLMIVDLLRNDLGRVCAPGSVYVPRLMNTETYATVHQLVSTVRGRLRQETSAVDCVRACFPGGSMTGAPKLRTLEIIDSLETEARGVYSGALGYLSCNGAADLNIVIRTAVFTGGRMHIGAGGAIVLDSDPAEEYEEMLLKTAATMRAYEAVEPVPDREPTGEIDDLLVAAATAPPAPAAKEPGR; this is translated from the coding sequence ATGGAATCGCTGAGGACACTCCTCGTCGATCATCACGACTCGTACACGTACAACCTCTTTCATCTGCTGACCGAGGTCAACGGCGAGGAACCGGAGGTGCTTCTCCATGACGCGCCGGAATGCGCGGACATCGATCTGACCGCGTTCGACAACATCGTGCTCTCCCCCGGCCCCGGGCATCCGGCCGATCCGCGCGACTTCGGCGCCACCGCCCGGCTGATCGAGCGGTCGGCCATTCCGGTGCTGGGGGTGTGCCTGGGGTACCAGGGGATCGCGCTCGGCGCCCAGGCGCGGGTGGTGCCCGCGCCCGAACCGAAGCACGGGCATCTGTCCCGGATCAAACACGGCGGGCGCGGGCTGTTCCGCGGTCTGCCGCAGGACTTCACGGCCGTTCGCTATCACTCGCTGTGCGTGGCCGAGCCGCTGCCGCTGGGGCTGCAGGGCATCGCCTGGTCCGAGGACGGTGTGCTGATGGGGGTGCGGCACCGGGCCCGTCCGCTGTGGGGCGTCCAGTTCCACCCGGAGTCGGTGCTGACCGGGTACGGCCATCGCATGCTCAGCAACTTCCGCGATCTGACCATCGAGCACGCCAATGGCGAATCGGTGACCTCGACCGTGGCCCCCGCCTCTCCCGAGGAGCCGCGCCGCACCCGCACCGCCGCCGAACCGGCCGCGGGGCCTTCCGCCGGGCCGGGCTCCCCACAGGCCCCGGAAGCGGACCCCCGAGCGGAACTGGCGCGGCTCGACCCCGAGGAGGGCGCCCCGGCGCCGTCGCCCCCGGAAGGCCCTGCCTACCGGCTGCACGCCCGGTGGCTGGCCGATGCCACCGACACCGAGGCGGCCTTCACCCGGCTGTACGCGAAGGCGCCGCACGCGTTCTGGCTCGACAGCTCGCGCGCCGAGTCCGGCCAGGCGCGCTTCTCCTTCCTCGGGGACGGCACCGGTCCGCTCGCCGAGTTCGTCCGCTACGACACCGATACGGGCGTCTGCGAGGTCGAGCGGGCGGGACGGCCCGCCGTCCGGGTCGAGGGCGGCGTCTTCGACTACCTCAAACGGGAGCTGACCCGCCGCCGGGTGACCGCCCCCGGTCTCCCCTTCGACTTCACCGGCGGCTATGTGGGCTACTTCGGCTACGAGCTCAAGGCCGACTGCGGCTCCCCGGGCCGCCACCGGTCCGCCACCCCGGACGCCTGCTGGCTCTTCGCCGACCGGTTCGTCGCGGTCGACCACCAGGAGGGCGTCACCTACATCTGCTGCCTCACCGAGGACACCCCCGACGGCCACCGGGAGGCGAAGGACTGGCTGGACACCACCGTGACGGTGCTCAGCGGGGTGCCGACGCTCACCGGCCCCGCCGCGCAGCCGCCCGCCCTCACCACCACGGCCGCCGTGGAGCCCTGGCTGGTGCGGGACCGGGAGCGGTATCTGGCCTCGATCGAGGCGTGTCTGCGGGAGCTGCGCGCCGGGGTGAGCTACGAGATCTGCCTGACCAACGCCGCCTGGCTGCCCGCACCGAGCGACAGCTACGCCTTCTACCGGGCCCTGCGGCGGTTCAATCCGGCGCCGTACGCCGCCTATCTGCGGTTCGGCGGCACCGATGTGGCCTGCGCCTCCCCCGAGCGCTTTCTGCGCATCACCCCCGACGGCACCGCCGAGGCCAAGCCGATCAAGGGCACCGCCCCGCGCGGCCAGGACCCGGAGCAGGACGCACGGGCGCTCGCCGCCCTCGCCTCCAGCCCCAAGGCCCGCGCCGAGAACCTGATGATCGTGGACCTGCTCCGCAACGATCTGGGGCGGGTGTGCGCACCGGGCAGCGTGTATGTGCCGCGCCTGATGAACACCGAGACCTACGCCACCGTCCATCAGCTGGTCTCCACCGTGCGGGGCCGGTTGCGCCAGGAGACGAGCGCCGTCGACTGCGTCCGGGCCTGCTTCCCGGGCGGCTCCATGACCGGCGCCCCCAAGCTGCGCACGCTGGAGATCATCGACTCGCTGGAGACCGAGGCCCGCGGTGTCTACTCCGGGGCGCTCGGCTACCTGAGCTGCAACGGCGCGGCCGACCTCAACATCGTCATCCGCACGGCCGTGTTCACCGGCGGCCGGATGCACATCGGCGCGGGCGGCGCCATCGTGCTCGATTCCGATCCGGCCGAGGAGTACGAGGAAATGCTGCTGAAGACCGCTGCCACCATGCGTGCCTACGAGGCCGTGGAGCCCGTGCCCGACAGGGAGCCCACCGGGGAGATCGACGATCTGCTCGTGGCCGCCGCCACGGCGCCACCGGCCCCCGCGGCGAAGGAGCCCGGCCGGTGA